Below is a genomic region from Brassica rapa cultivar Chiifu-401-42 chromosome A08, CAAS_Brap_v3.01, whole genome shotgun sequence.
ATAGTTACAAGAAACTGAATATTGCAAGCAAGTCTACTTACTCTACTAGAACTGAAGCTCTCTGCTTCAAACTGATGGGAGAGTGGACCTGGTGAAGGTAACCATCGACCACTGTTCCCTGGGATCGTGACCTTGTTGGGCTTGTTGGTGGAGCCGTTGCAACGCGCGAGGAAAGCGCGTATGTGCTTAGCAGGGGAAGGAGGGGGGAAAGGTCTCTTGAAGATGCGGAGAGGCGTTGAGCTCGCGCTCGCCGCCGAGGGTTTGAATAGGCTAGGCAAAGGGCTTGGACTGTAGAAAGGAAAGCCTGAAGATTTCACCGCTGGAGTTTGATCGGAGGAAAAACAGAGTTTCAGAGGAAGAGATAGACTACACGcaaaagaggaggaagaagaagaaggagagaagCGAGATTCGTTACATATCCTTTGCCATTGCATCTCAAATCCTTCAACGAAACAACAATCAGATAGCAAGCTCAACGGTTTGAAG
It encodes:
- the LOC117127166 gene encoding uncharacterized protein LOC117127166 — protein: MQWQRICNESRFSPSSSSSSFACSLSLPLKLCFSSDQTPAVKSSGFPFYSPSPLPSLFKPSAASASSTPLRIFKRPFPPPSPAKHIRAFLARCNGSTNKPNKVTIPGNSGRWLPSPGPLSHQFEAESFSSSRDLRSANQVSSRRLSFSSSFSDGDHSFRRGGGGFEHAYSFVGMHCIFDQCKSSVTVLKFGHMSSDLLAYGASDGTLTVCSLSQEPSVLKQLTGHSKDVTCSIHSYCFLLSFFFPVSWVNTCLLL